A region of Anolis sagrei isolate rAnoSag1 chromosome 2, rAnoSag1.mat, whole genome shotgun sequence DNA encodes the following proteins:
- the MTNAP1 gene encoding mitochondrial nucleoid-associated protein 1, with protein MASNLPGTEICPFCRKPFKRLKSHLPHCKMAGGPDSRDGKVCTSVVPESLSTEKKGKIESMETASKNKKKKNSKLDQTRNKTTKSLDLKIAGAASSSSPDTQTQMKPVSKETNKTKGSGQSTSEEVSAEPAEKVVSEMTLAKHSPTKKKSRSKITFEGNEFVPGLALEPPTQNRNPASDPPSQTPKLLVKHTHDEEGFGKQNEPGSPSSSIENLQPFYQGITDRIELVIENHQVRVLRNRPSVQNSPLSGNAATKHKTSQWPVKPSPEGAKTNSANKQQVVTVTQSGTQRSALGLELAEDVGHGQMGEGVTAVEAHIVPNMLPGDNSRKISGNPLQLATGVKMAIDKDPLFLKRKSYPVGSHVYTNPKSETCDAFAKALGEIDDKTYLTSLEKGSALPSGTPVTPGYNTSEIPLRPPSLHLSERTVACGISLLDRCVESRSLGLEFFPELYPNYLSLGLFSQKPQWNVRIPGHQVLILPSEGKHVPLAERCLMDVKLHDLPAWLATRDLSPQGMLGVTCRARNRYYNKYINVKKGGVAGIAMLLFGYCILSYTWTYEHNKQSRWRKYH; from the exons ATGGCCAGCAATCTTCCAGGAACAGAAATCTGCCCTTTCTGCAGAAAACCATTCAAACGGCTCAAGTCCCACTTGCCTCATTGCAAAATGGCAGGGGGCCCAGACTCAAGGGATGGGAAGGTCTGTACTTCTGTTGTACCTGAATCACTGTCAactgagaagaaagggaagattgAAAGCATGGAAACTGCttccaaaaataaaaagaagaagaacagcAAACTTGACCAGACAAGGAACAAAACCACAAAATCCTTAGACTTGAAAATAGCTGGGGCAGCATCAAGCAGCAGTCCtgatacacaaacacaaatgAAGCCTGTTAGTAAAGAGACGAACAAAACCAAAGGCAGTGGACAAAGCACCTCTGAAGAGGTCTCTGCAGAGCCAGCTGAGAAAGTGGTTTCAGAAATGACACTTGCAAAGCACTCAcccacaaaaaagaaaagcagaagtaAAATAACATTTGAGGGAAATGAGTTTGTGCCTGGCCTTGCATTAGAGCCACCAACCCAGAATAGAAACCCTGCATCTGATCCTCCTAGCCAAACACCAAAACTTTTGGTCAAGCATACACATGATGAGGAGGGCTTTGGAAAACAGAATGAACCCGGTTCTCCTAGCTCTTCTATTGAAAATCTTCAACCCTTTTATCAGGGAATTACTGACAGGATAGAGCTGGTGATTGAAAACCACCAAGTGAGAGTGCTGAGGAATAGGCCTTCTGTTCAAAATAGCCCATTGAGTGGAAATGCTGCCACCAAGCACAAGACAAGTCAGTGGCCTGTGAAGCCATCCCCTGAAGGTGCAAAGACTAACTCAGCTAACAAGCAGCAGGTTGTTACAGTTACACAGAGTGGGACTCAAAGGAGTGCTTTAGGGCTTGAGCTTGCCGAGGATGTTGGGCATGGACAGATGGGAGAGGGCGTCACTGCAGTTGAAGCGCACATAGTGCCCAATATGTTGCCTGGGGACAACAGCAGAAAGATCTCTGGCAATCCTCTTCAGCTGGCAACAGGAGTAAAAATGGCAATAGACAAAGATCctttatttttgaaaagaaaaagctATCCTGTAGGGTCACATGTTTATACTAATCCCAAGTCAGAGACCTGTGATGCATTTGCAAAAGCACTTGGAGAAATAGATGATAAAACATACTTGACAAGCCTGGAAAAAGGCTCTGCTTTACCTTCAGGGACTCCTGTTACCCCAGGATACAATACCTCAGAAATACCTTTGAGACCACCATCACTCCACTTGTCAGAAAGGACTGTTGCCTGTGGGATTTCGCTCCTGGATAGATGTGTGGAGTCAAGATCTTTAGGACTGGAGTTTTTTCCTGAACTGTATCCTAACTATCTCAGCCTGGGCTTGttttcccagaagcctcagtggAATGTAAGAATCCCAGGACATCAAGTTCTTATTCTCCCTTCTGAAGGCAAACATG TTCCTCTGGCAGAAAGGTGTTTGATGGATGTAAAGCTCCACGATTTGCCTGCTTGGCTAGCCACGCGTGACCTGTCTCCGCAGGGGATGCTCGGAGTAACATGCAGAG CCCGGAATAGATACTACAACAAGTACATTAATGTGAAAAAGGGCGGAGTGGCTGGGATCGCTATGCTGCTGTTTGGCTACTGCATCCTCAGTTACACATGGACCTATGAACACAATA AACAAAGTCGTTGGCGGAAATACCATTGA